Proteins encoded within one genomic window of Xiphophorus maculatus strain JP 163 A chromosome 11, X_maculatus-5.0-male, whole genome shotgun sequence:
- the aifm1 gene encoding apoptosis-inducing factor 1, mitochondrial isoform X2: MLTCRAVWKKLAPLARASSTVCRQNVRRAGWNNARTPLCVPVAHMSTGPVGGGGDNLKYALLVGAAFVGGLTYAVITVKGDQERHRERMAAIASRKQKSASQIHTEPLAPLETKLEAAAAPDAEAAAPSETAEPPPDEPLAEASAEEAAAPLTDAGVEEAADSKPSLPSHAPYLLIGGGTASFAAARSIRARDPGAKVLIVTDEPDLPYMRPPLSKELWFSDDPSVTETLRFKQWNGKERSIYFQPPSFYIDTEELRSAENGGVAVLTGRKVVHMDVRGNKVKLDDDMEISYDKCLIATGGVPRNLQVIERAGEEVMKRTTVFRKIDDFKSLDKVSRNTQSITIIGGGFLGSELACALGRRSTESGLEVIQMFPEKGNMGKVLPEYLSNWTTEKVKKEGVKVIREAVVKSVSYKDDKLEIKLKDGRVVRTDHIVAAVGLEPNVDLAKSAGLEVDSDFGGYRVNAELQARSNIWVAGDAACFYDIRLGRRRVEHHDHAVVSGRLAGENMTGANKPYWHQSMFWSDLGPDVGYEAIGIVDSSLPTVGVFAKATAKDTPKAATEESGTGIRSESETEETATSAVAPAAPAPVVEHRDEYGKGVIFYLREKVVVGIILWNVFNRMPIARKIIKDGEEHADLNEVAKLFNIHED, encoded by the exons GGTGGAACAATGCCAGAACGCCTCTGTGTGTGCCTGTGGCGCACATGTCCACGGGGCCGGTGGGTGGAGGCGGTGACAACCTGAAATACGCCCTCCTAGTTGGAGCAGCCTTTGTCGGTGGCTTAACATAC gcTGTAATTACTGTAAAAGGAGACCAGGAACGACATCGGGAGCGGATGGCAGCAATCGCctccagaaaacagaaatcagcATCACAGATCCATACAGAACCTCTAG CCCCCCTTGAGACAAAACTTGAAGCCGCCGCTGCGCCTGATGCTGAAGCAGCGGCCCCCAGTGAAACTGCAGAACCACCTCCAG ATGAGCCACTGGCAGAAGCCTCAGCAGAAGAGGCAGCAGCTCCACTCACTGATGCTGGAGTTGAGGAGG CTGCAGATTCCAAGCCTTCGTTGCCCTCACACGCCCCCTACCTCCTGATTGGTGGAGGTACGGCGTCTTTCGCAGCTGCCCGATCTATTCGAGCCAGAGACCCCGGTGCCAAG gtACTGATTGTAACTGATGAGCCAGACCTTCCGTACATGAGGCCGCCTCTTTCTAAGGAGCTGTGGTTCTCTGACGACCCCAGTGTAACAGAAACTCTGCGTTTCAAACAGTGGAACGGGAAGGAAAGGAG TATCTACTTCCAGCCGCCTTCGTTTTACATTGATACAGAAGAGCtgcgcagtgctgaaaatggaGGAGTGGCTGTCCTCACTGGCAGGAAG gTGGTTCATATGGATGTCAGAGGAAACAAAGTCAAACTTGATGATGACATGGAGATTTCATATGACAAGTGCCTAATTGCTACAG gtggGGTCCCAAGGAATCTTCAGGTAATCGAAAGAGCTGGAGAAGAAGTGATGAAGAGGACAACAGTTTTCCGCAAG ATTGACGACTTTAAATCCCTGGACAAAGTTTCAAGAAACACACAGTCCATCACCATCATAGGAGGCGGATTCTTGGGCAGCGAGCTGGCCTGCGCGCTTGGCAGGAGAT caaCAGAGTCCGGATTAGAGGTGATTCAGATGTTCCCAGAGAAGGGCAACATGGGCAAGGTTCTGCCTGAGTATCTGAGCAACTGGACAACAGAAAAAGTCAAGAAAG AGGGTGTAAAGGTCATCAGGGAAGCGGTGGTCAAATCCGTGTCCTACAAAGATGATAAACTAGAAATCAAACTCAAGGATGGAAGAGTG GTAAGAACGGATCACATTGTCGCAGCCGTCGGCTTGGAGCCCAACGTTGACCTCGCCAAGTCTGCCGGTCTAGAGGTGGACTCGGACTTTGGTGGCTATCGGGTCAACGCAGAGCTGCAGGCCAGGTCCAATATCTGGGTG GCTGGAGATGCGGCCTGTTTCTATGACATCAGGTTGGGCCGCAGGCGGGTGGAGCACCACGACCACGCCGTCGTCAGCGGGAGGCTTGCAGGAGAGAACATGACGGGAGCCAACAAACCTTATTGGCATCAGTCTATGTTTTG GAGCGACCTGGGACCCGATGTCGGCTATGAGGCTATTGGGATTGTTGACAGCAGCCTGCCGACTGTAGGAGTGTTTGCCAAAGCCACTGCCAAGGACACACCCAAAGCTGCTACTGAGGAGTCAG GTACCGGGATCCGCTCAGAAAGCGAAACGGAGGAAACGGCTACCAGCGCGGTGGCCCCGGCGGCGCCGGCTCCTGTCGTTGAGCACAGGGACGAATACGGGAAAGGAGTCATCTTCTACCTGAGAGAGAAGGTGGTGGTGGGGATCATCCTGTGGAACGTGTTTAACAGAATGCCCATCGCAAGAAAG ATCATAAAGGACGGAGAGGAGCATGCGGATCTGAACGAGGTGGCCAAGCTGTTCAACATCCATGAGGACTGA
- the aifm1 gene encoding apoptosis-inducing factor 1, mitochondrial isoform X3 produces the protein MLTCRAVWKKLAPLARASSTVCRQNVRRAGWNNARTPLCVPVAHMSTGPVGGGGDNLKYALLVGAAFVGGLTYAVITVKGDQERHRERMAAIASRKQKSASQIHTEPLAPLETKLEAAAAPDAEAAAPSETAEPPPAADSKPSLPSHAPYLLIGGGTASFAAARSIRARDPGAKVLIVTDEPDLPYMRPPLSKELWFSDDPSVTETLRFKQWNGKERSIYFQPPSFYIDTEELRSAENGGVAVLTGRKVVHMDVRGNKVKLDDDMEISYDKCLIATGGVPRNLQVIERAGEEVMKRTTVFRKIDDFKSLDKVSRNTQSITIIGGGFLGSELACALGRRSTESGLEVIQMFPEKGNMGKVLPEYLSNWTTEKVKKEGVKVIREAVVKSVSYKDDKLEIKLKDGRVVRTDHIVAAVGLEPNVDLAKSAGLEVDSDFGGYRVNAELQARSNIWVAGDAACFYDIRLGRRRVEHHDHAVVSGRLAGENMTGANKPYWHQSMFWSDLGPDVGYEAIGIVDSSLPTVGVFAKATAKDTPKAATEESGTGIRSESETEETATSAVAPAAPAPVVEHRDEYGKGVIFYLREKVVVGIILWNVFNRMPIARKIIKDGEEHADLNEVAKLFNIHED, from the exons GGTGGAACAATGCCAGAACGCCTCTGTGTGTGCCTGTGGCGCACATGTCCACGGGGCCGGTGGGTGGAGGCGGTGACAACCTGAAATACGCCCTCCTAGTTGGAGCAGCCTTTGTCGGTGGCTTAACATAC gcTGTAATTACTGTAAAAGGAGACCAGGAACGACATCGGGAGCGGATGGCAGCAATCGCctccagaaaacagaaatcagcATCACAGATCCATACAGAACCTCTAG CCCCCCTTGAGACAAAACTTGAAGCCGCCGCTGCGCCTGATGCTGAAGCAGCGGCCCCCAGTGAAACTGCAGAACCACCTCCAG CTGCAGATTCCAAGCCTTCGTTGCCCTCACACGCCCCCTACCTCCTGATTGGTGGAGGTACGGCGTCTTTCGCAGCTGCCCGATCTATTCGAGCCAGAGACCCCGGTGCCAAG gtACTGATTGTAACTGATGAGCCAGACCTTCCGTACATGAGGCCGCCTCTTTCTAAGGAGCTGTGGTTCTCTGACGACCCCAGTGTAACAGAAACTCTGCGTTTCAAACAGTGGAACGGGAAGGAAAGGAG TATCTACTTCCAGCCGCCTTCGTTTTACATTGATACAGAAGAGCtgcgcagtgctgaaaatggaGGAGTGGCTGTCCTCACTGGCAGGAAG gTGGTTCATATGGATGTCAGAGGAAACAAAGTCAAACTTGATGATGACATGGAGATTTCATATGACAAGTGCCTAATTGCTACAG gtggGGTCCCAAGGAATCTTCAGGTAATCGAAAGAGCTGGAGAAGAAGTGATGAAGAGGACAACAGTTTTCCGCAAG ATTGACGACTTTAAATCCCTGGACAAAGTTTCAAGAAACACACAGTCCATCACCATCATAGGAGGCGGATTCTTGGGCAGCGAGCTGGCCTGCGCGCTTGGCAGGAGAT caaCAGAGTCCGGATTAGAGGTGATTCAGATGTTCCCAGAGAAGGGCAACATGGGCAAGGTTCTGCCTGAGTATCTGAGCAACTGGACAACAGAAAAAGTCAAGAAAG AGGGTGTAAAGGTCATCAGGGAAGCGGTGGTCAAATCCGTGTCCTACAAAGATGATAAACTAGAAATCAAACTCAAGGATGGAAGAGTG GTAAGAACGGATCACATTGTCGCAGCCGTCGGCTTGGAGCCCAACGTTGACCTCGCCAAGTCTGCCGGTCTAGAGGTGGACTCGGACTTTGGTGGCTATCGGGTCAACGCAGAGCTGCAGGCCAGGTCCAATATCTGGGTG GCTGGAGATGCGGCCTGTTTCTATGACATCAGGTTGGGCCGCAGGCGGGTGGAGCACCACGACCACGCCGTCGTCAGCGGGAGGCTTGCAGGAGAGAACATGACGGGAGCCAACAAACCTTATTGGCATCAGTCTATGTTTTG GAGCGACCTGGGACCCGATGTCGGCTATGAGGCTATTGGGATTGTTGACAGCAGCCTGCCGACTGTAGGAGTGTTTGCCAAAGCCACTGCCAAGGACACACCCAAAGCTGCTACTGAGGAGTCAG GTACCGGGATCCGCTCAGAAAGCGAAACGGAGGAAACGGCTACCAGCGCGGTGGCCCCGGCGGCGCCGGCTCCTGTCGTTGAGCACAGGGACGAATACGGGAAAGGAGTCATCTTCTACCTGAGAGAGAAGGTGGTGGTGGGGATCATCCTGTGGAACGTGTTTAACAGAATGCCCATCGCAAGAAAG ATCATAAAGGACGGAGAGGAGCATGCGGATCTGAACGAGGTGGCCAAGCTGTTCAACATCCATGAGGACTGA
- the aifm1 gene encoding apoptosis-inducing factor 1, mitochondrial isoform X1, translating to MLTCRAVWKKLAPLARASSTVCRQNVRRAGWNNARTPLCVPVAHMSTGPVGGGGDNLKYALLVGAAFVGGLTYAVITVKGDQERHRERMAAIASRKQKSASQIHTEPLAPLETKLEAAAAPDAEAAAPSETAEPPPVDEPLAEASAEEAAAPLTDAGVEEAADSKPSLPSHAPYLLIGGGTASFAAARSIRARDPGAKVLIVTDEPDLPYMRPPLSKELWFSDDPSVTETLRFKQWNGKERSIYFQPPSFYIDTEELRSAENGGVAVLTGRKVVHMDVRGNKVKLDDDMEISYDKCLIATGGVPRNLQVIERAGEEVMKRTTVFRKIDDFKSLDKVSRNTQSITIIGGGFLGSELACALGRRSTESGLEVIQMFPEKGNMGKVLPEYLSNWTTEKVKKEGVKVIREAVVKSVSYKDDKLEIKLKDGRVVRTDHIVAAVGLEPNVDLAKSAGLEVDSDFGGYRVNAELQARSNIWVAGDAACFYDIRLGRRRVEHHDHAVVSGRLAGENMTGANKPYWHQSMFWSDLGPDVGYEAIGIVDSSLPTVGVFAKATAKDTPKAATEESGTGIRSESETEETATSAVAPAAPAPVVEHRDEYGKGVIFYLREKVVVGIILWNVFNRMPIARKIIKDGEEHADLNEVAKLFNIHED from the exons GGTGGAACAATGCCAGAACGCCTCTGTGTGTGCCTGTGGCGCACATGTCCACGGGGCCGGTGGGTGGAGGCGGTGACAACCTGAAATACGCCCTCCTAGTTGGAGCAGCCTTTGTCGGTGGCTTAACATAC gcTGTAATTACTGTAAAAGGAGACCAGGAACGACATCGGGAGCGGATGGCAGCAATCGCctccagaaaacagaaatcagcATCACAGATCCATACAGAACCTCTAG CCCCCCTTGAGACAAAACTTGAAGCCGCCGCTGCGCCTGATGCTGAAGCAGCGGCCCCCAGTGAAACTGCAGAACCACCTCCAG TAGATGAGCCACTGGCAGAAGCCTCAGCAGAAGAGGCAGCAGCTCCACTCACTGATGCTGGAGTTGAGGAGG CTGCAGATTCCAAGCCTTCGTTGCCCTCACACGCCCCCTACCTCCTGATTGGTGGAGGTACGGCGTCTTTCGCAGCTGCCCGATCTATTCGAGCCAGAGACCCCGGTGCCAAG gtACTGATTGTAACTGATGAGCCAGACCTTCCGTACATGAGGCCGCCTCTTTCTAAGGAGCTGTGGTTCTCTGACGACCCCAGTGTAACAGAAACTCTGCGTTTCAAACAGTGGAACGGGAAGGAAAGGAG TATCTACTTCCAGCCGCCTTCGTTTTACATTGATACAGAAGAGCtgcgcagtgctgaaaatggaGGAGTGGCTGTCCTCACTGGCAGGAAG gTGGTTCATATGGATGTCAGAGGAAACAAAGTCAAACTTGATGATGACATGGAGATTTCATATGACAAGTGCCTAATTGCTACAG gtggGGTCCCAAGGAATCTTCAGGTAATCGAAAGAGCTGGAGAAGAAGTGATGAAGAGGACAACAGTTTTCCGCAAG ATTGACGACTTTAAATCCCTGGACAAAGTTTCAAGAAACACACAGTCCATCACCATCATAGGAGGCGGATTCTTGGGCAGCGAGCTGGCCTGCGCGCTTGGCAGGAGAT caaCAGAGTCCGGATTAGAGGTGATTCAGATGTTCCCAGAGAAGGGCAACATGGGCAAGGTTCTGCCTGAGTATCTGAGCAACTGGACAACAGAAAAAGTCAAGAAAG AGGGTGTAAAGGTCATCAGGGAAGCGGTGGTCAAATCCGTGTCCTACAAAGATGATAAACTAGAAATCAAACTCAAGGATGGAAGAGTG GTAAGAACGGATCACATTGTCGCAGCCGTCGGCTTGGAGCCCAACGTTGACCTCGCCAAGTCTGCCGGTCTAGAGGTGGACTCGGACTTTGGTGGCTATCGGGTCAACGCAGAGCTGCAGGCCAGGTCCAATATCTGGGTG GCTGGAGATGCGGCCTGTTTCTATGACATCAGGTTGGGCCGCAGGCGGGTGGAGCACCACGACCACGCCGTCGTCAGCGGGAGGCTTGCAGGAGAGAACATGACGGGAGCCAACAAACCTTATTGGCATCAGTCTATGTTTTG GAGCGACCTGGGACCCGATGTCGGCTATGAGGCTATTGGGATTGTTGACAGCAGCCTGCCGACTGTAGGAGTGTTTGCCAAAGCCACTGCCAAGGACACACCCAAAGCTGCTACTGAGGAGTCAG GTACCGGGATCCGCTCAGAAAGCGAAACGGAGGAAACGGCTACCAGCGCGGTGGCCCCGGCGGCGCCGGCTCCTGTCGTTGAGCACAGGGACGAATACGGGAAAGGAGTCATCTTCTACCTGAGAGAGAAGGTGGTGGTGGGGATCATCCTGTGGAACGTGTTTAACAGAATGCCCATCGCAAGAAAG ATCATAAAGGACGGAGAGGAGCATGCGGATCTGAACGAGGTGGCCAAGCTGTTCAACATCCATGAGGACTGA